The Sphaerochaeta globosa str. Buddy region GTCCAAGACTTCTCCCAAGAGAGCCGCGATTATGCTGCAATTGAGATGCGATATCCGTTGTGCACGATCAGTCTCATGCAGATGCGCAGCGGCCAGCTGATCGGACGGGCATTGTACCGTGCCGAAACCTTCGGTGATGAGACAGAGACGCTGCTCAACTTCTTGGTGCAATATTATGCCGATGGCCTGAAATTGCCGCAGTTCCTGTATGTCTCCCACGAGATTGATGTGAATCTCATCAGGCGATACTTTTTTGAACAACTGGGCGGAAGGCTGGAAGTTTCTCTTCCTTTGGATGGAAAGCACTTCCGTATTTTGAGAATGGCCAGGGAGAATGCCATCAGGGATGTAGAGAAACGCCTGAAGAGCAGGGATAATACCAAAGCCTTGGATGATCTGGCCGAGGTCTTGGGATTGACATCCCCTCCCTCATTGATCGAAGGCTTTGACATTGCTCAACTTGCGGGCAAGTATACCGTCGCCTCCCTCATATCCTTCCGCGATGGCAATCCTGACAAGCCGAACTATCGCAGGTACAACATCAAGAGCCTGGAAGGGAAGATTGACGATTACGAATCCATCAGGGAGGCGGTTGCCCGCAGATACACCAAGATTCTCAATGAGAATTTGGAGCGTCCCGACCTTCTGATCATCGATGGCGGTTTGGGGCAGGTCAATGCGGCACGTCAGGTCTTGGACGATTTGGGAATGTTTGAAATTCCCATCATCGGTCTTGCCAAAGAAAATGAGACCATCGTGTTCGATGACGAGCGAAAGGATCTGCAGCTTCCCGAGGACCATGAGGCCCTGCGCCTGGTAATGGCAGTGCGGGATGAATGTCACCGATTTGCCACCAGTGCCAATCAGGCCGCACGCAGCAAGGAAGCCTCCTTCCGCGTCCTGGAATCGGTACAGGGCATCGGGAAGAAGCGCAGCGAGCAGCTGATGAAACAGTACGGAAGCTTGGAGGCTTTGCTTGCAAAGACTGCCGAGGAACTGGCAAAGGAAACCTCGCTTCCCCTGCCGGTTGCCCAGCGGCTACTCAAGCAGCTTACGCTCTAAAACGAGGCAAACGTCGCCTGGCTGAGTGCTTTCCCCTTACCCTTGATAATGCGATAGAGCAGCCGTTCCAGAACCAAGGGAGTGAGCTCACTGCTTGCTTCCTTGACTTGGATATCTGCCTCGGCCAAGGCTGTGATGATCAGGCGGATCGAGGCAAGGTCGTAGGCCAAGGTGGCGTCATGGTAGGTGGTTCTATCCTTGGGCTTGCGAATGGCGGATACTTTGCCCTGTACATTCGCCTTGGAAAAGGCCTCTGACTCAGAGCTGCCGAGGCTTAGCTCCTCTGCGATGGAAAGCAGGCGCCTGAATTGCCAAAGCAAGCCACTGACGAGAAGTATCGGTGTTTGGCTGTCCCCGCTTCCTAGCATGGCCGAGAGAGATTTCAGGCTCTGTTTCAAGTCGCAACGGGCAATGAGGGGGAAAAGAGTGAAAGCATCCTCCTGGCGGCTGTGATGGATATACGTCTGTACA contains the following coding sequences:
- the uvrC gene encoding excinuclease ABC subunit UvrC, translated to MKKKPEEQTVYHSESEIENFGSIVAEGLEPSKQAKELPHQSGVYLMKDSKDTIIYVGKAKDLRKRVTSYFLANRSPKTAALVSKIARIDHIITGNEYEALVLENNLIKKYSPRYNISLKDGKSYPIIRITNEPFPKVFKTRRFIDDGSTYYGPYPDAGKLELYLDLIAKLFPLRRCGTPLKKRDKPCLYYHIGLCLGPCAGLVTVEEYNKSITAVKNLLEGKTDALIARLEEEMQHASKALNFEEAVIKRDQIAAIKAIESGQQVQDFSQESRDYAAIEMRYPLCTISLMQMRSGQLIGRALYRAETFGDETETLLNFLVQYYADGLKLPQFLYVSHEIDVNLIRRYFFEQLGGRLEVSLPLDGKHFRILRMARENAIRDVEKRLKSRDNTKALDDLAEVLGLTSPPSLIEGFDIAQLAGKYTVASLISFRDGNPDKPNYRRYNIKSLEGKIDDYESIREAVARRYTKILNENLERPDLLIIDGGLGQVNAARQVLDDLGMFEIPIIGLAKENETIVFDDERKDLQLPEDHEALRLVMAVRDECHRFATSANQAARSKEASFRVLESVQGIGKKRSEQLMKQYGSLEALLAKTAEELAKETSLPLPVAQRLLKQLTL